The following coding sequences are from one bacterium SCSIO 12741 window:
- a CDS encoding putative phage abortive infection protein, with protein sequence MTDTDKNTKLDGISLIILIISGVVILFSFFSPIIFVQETILGFNFTTTGPIGDTIGGIMNPFIAIAGVFLTFLAFYIQFKANRLQRDLFRQELDYNKFENQFYEMLKLHKANVNEIQIDEVKLYIQEKSDRENSIDRVEKVISGRKAFDFLKSEFEIIYLIAKKHFPHREPKIWVNEAYGVFFHGLRKSSLDLHDFYKEVDNVKEQHKKNHFTGLPKTIDNIVKHETNIQIKDNLRFDLFEGHSSQLAHYYRHLYQTVKFVVNQDKELLSYNEKRKYLRILRAQLSNQEQAMLFYNWLSDFGKQWNNEKNKFFTDYRMIHNIYQELIMEEVNLKEIFDFDSGYLKEENREIDPLFEFQDWKE encoded by the coding sequence ATGACTGATACAGATAAAAATACCAAACTTGACGGCATATCATTGATTATTCTCATTATATCAGGTGTTGTTATTCTATTTTCCTTTTTCTCACCTATAATATTTGTTCAGGAAACCATTCTTGGATTTAACTTCACAACGACTGGACCAATTGGAGACACCATTGGAGGTATAATGAACCCATTCATAGCAATAGCCGGCGTATTCTTAACCTTTCTTGCATTCTATATACAGTTTAAGGCGAATAGACTACAAAGAGACTTGTTTAGACAAGAGCTTGACTATAACAAATTTGAAAACCAATTCTATGAAATGCTTAAACTACATAAAGCCAATGTGAATGAAATACAAATAGACGAAGTAAAACTTTACATACAGGAAAAATCAGACAGAGAAAACAGTATAGACAGAGTGGAAAAGGTAATTAGTGGCCGAAAAGCTTTTGATTTTTTAAAATCTGAATTCGAAATTATCTACTTGATTGCCAAAAAACACTTTCCTCACCGAGAGCCTAAAATATGGGTAAATGAGGCTTATGGGGTCTTTTTTCATGGGTTAAGAAAATCTAGCCTTGATCTTCACGACTTTTACAAAGAAGTCGATAATGTAAAAGAGCAACACAAGAAGAATCACTTTACCGGTTTACCAAAAACAATAGACAATATTGTTAAACATGAGACTAATATCCAAATAAAAGATAATTTGAGATTTGATTTATTCGAAGGACATTCATCCCAACTTGCTCATTATTATAGGCACTTGTATCAAACTGTAAAGTTTGTTGTTAATCAAGATAAAGAGTTGCTGTCCTACAATGAAAAACGAAAATATTTAAGAATACTAAGAGCACAACTGTCAAATCAAGAACAAGCTATGCTCTTTTATAATTGGCTTTCAGATTTTGGCAAACAATGGAACAACGAAAAGAATAAATTCTTCACCGACTACAGGATGATCCATAACATATACCAAGAACTAATTATGGAAGAGGTCAATCTCAAAGAAATATTTGATTTTGACAGTGGTTATTTAAAAGAAGAAAACAGGGAAATTGATCCTTTATTTGAATTTCAAGATTGGAAAGAATAA